A window from Parambassis ranga chromosome 13, fParRan2.1, whole genome shotgun sequence encodes these proteins:
- the bloc1s3 gene encoding biogenesis of lysosome-related organelles complex 1 subunit 3, translated as MSSRYQIVVQGEASETDSDDEVYITSLPAPQTATASGAKVPGEASETDSEEEPEQAVRASAVSQESAQILRRDLPPLIVVRDHPDIQSIVEDRPSPTHRPHGETLLQQKLQESNSRLYSDVGQMVRQVYGNASREVRIATSQLNASQGAIINTSHSIRLILDDLKAVSEKIDIITSCQILPDININNPNNHTEAVP; from the exons ATGTCCAGCAGGTACCAGATAGTGGTCCAGGGCGAGGCTTCTGAAACAGACTCTGACGATGAGGTCTACATCACTTCACTGCCTGCTCCCCAAACTGCCACCGCCAGTGGAGCCAAG GTTCCAGGAGAGGCGTCTGAAACAGACAGCGAAGAAGAACCGGAGCAGGCTGTCCGAGCCTCTGCAGTGAGCCAGGAGAGCGCTCAAATACTCCGGAGAGACCTACCCCCTCTGATTGTAGTCAGAGACCACCCTGATATACAGTCTATAGTGGAAGACAGACCAAGCCCCACGCACAGGCCACATG GTGAAACCCTTTTACAACAGAAGCTGCAAGAGTCTAACAGCCGGCTGTATTCTGACGTGGGACAGATGGTGCGGCAGGTTTATGGCAATGCTAGCAGAGAG GTACGCATCGCAACATCTCAACTGAATGCATCTCAGGGCGCCATCATCAACAcgtcccacagcatcagattAATCCTGGATGATTTGAAGGCTGTGTCCGAGAAGATTGACATCATCACTAGCTGTCAAATACTGCCAGATATAAACATCAATAATCCAAATAATCATACAGAAGCTGTGCCATGA